One Mycobacteroides salmoniphilum DNA segment encodes these proteins:
- a CDS encoding ABC transporter substrate-binding protein translates to MMVVLTGCAGGAEPGASSSFNLSPNQDRVRAATADAIAAEVPDAIRKRGTLIVTGDANSAPPLRFYADDDKTMIGIETDFAYLVADILGLRVDLRSADWAQNFVKVDSGEVDAFISNVTVTEERKEKFDFATYRLDNVSFEARRSLDWKVKGARDIAGKTIGVGSGTNQEALLVQWNEQNVAAGLPAADLKYFQQTTGYYLALASGRIDAYVGPNPTAVFHSQATGQTKLVGTFSGAGAALQGEIAVLTKKGNGLVRAIADAVNHAIADGTYRKVLQRWGLENEAVSRSEVNPRGLPRQG, encoded by the coding sequence ATGATGGTTGTCCTCACCGGTTGTGCCGGGGGCGCGGAGCCCGGCGCATCCTCGTCGTTCAATCTGAGCCCGAACCAGGATCGGGTGCGTGCCGCCACGGCGGACGCCATCGCCGCCGAGGTGCCCGATGCCATCCGCAAGCGTGGCACCCTGATTGTCACCGGCGATGCCAATTCCGCACCGCCGCTGCGCTTCTACGCCGATGACGACAAGACGATGATCGGGATCGAGACGGATTTCGCCTATCTGGTGGCAGACATTCTGGGGCTGCGGGTCGACCTGCGTTCGGCGGATTGGGCGCAGAACTTCGTCAAGGTGGATTCGGGCGAGGTCGACGCGTTCATTTCGAATGTGACGGTGACCGAGGAGCGCAAGGAGAAGTTCGACTTCGCCACATACCGGTTGGACAACGTCTCCTTTGAGGCCCGGCGATCCCTGGACTGGAAGGTCAAGGGTGCCAGGGATATCGCCGGTAAGACCATCGGCGTCGGGTCAGGTACTAACCAGGAAGCATTGCTGGTGCAGTGGAACGAACAGAATGTCGCGGCGGGTCTTCCCGCCGCCGACCTGAAGTACTTCCAGCAGACCACCGGCTATTACCTGGCGTTGGCGTCGGGGCGCATCGATGCGTACGTGGGTCCCAACCCGACGGCGGTGTTTCATTCTCAGGCTACCGGGCAAACCAAGTTGGTCGGTACCTTTTCCGGTGCGGGGGCGGCGCTGCAGGGGGAGATCGCGGTGCTCACCAAGAAGGGCAATGGACTGGTGCGCGCCATCGCCGATGCCGTCAACCATGCCATTGCCGACGGCACGTATCGTAAGGTGTTGCAGCGCTGGGGATTGGAGAACGAAGCAGTGAGTCGGTCCGAAGTGAACCCCCGCGGACTACCGAGGCAGGGATGA
- a CDS encoding amino acid ABC transporter ATP-binding protein, translated as MSTIEVRGVRKSYGQVVALRDVNLTVRQGEVTVIIGPSGSGKSTLLRTLNHLEKVDGGTIRIDGELIGYRQRGSVLYELSERAILRQRSQVGFVFQNFNLFPHMTVLENVIEAPLAARRAPRAELVAEATRLLERVGVADKVAEYPRRLSGGQQQRVAIARALALRPKVILFDEPTSALDPELVTEVLDVIRQLARDGATLVIVTHEIGLAREIADTVVFMDHGAIVEQGPPEELLDNPSHPRTVGFLSKVLA; from the coding sequence ATGAGCACCATCGAGGTGCGTGGGGTGCGCAAGTCCTACGGCCAGGTGGTTGCGCTGCGCGATGTGAATCTGACTGTGCGGCAGGGAGAGGTGACGGTCATCATCGGGCCGTCGGGCTCGGGGAAGTCGACGCTGCTGCGCACCCTGAATCACTTGGAGAAGGTGGACGGCGGGACCATCCGCATCGACGGCGAGCTCATCGGTTACCGGCAGCGTGGATCGGTGCTCTACGAGCTCTCGGAAAGGGCCATTCTGCGGCAGCGTTCGCAGGTCGGCTTCGTGTTCCAGAACTTCAATCTGTTTCCGCATATGACGGTGCTGGAGAACGTCATCGAGGCGCCCCTGGCAGCGCGGCGGGCGCCGCGTGCTGAGCTGGTGGCCGAGGCGACCCGGCTGCTCGAACGGGTGGGGGTTGCCGACAAGGTGGCAGAGTATCCGCGCCGGCTATCCGGGGGCCAGCAACAACGGGTGGCCATCGCGCGCGCTTTGGCATTGCGGCCCAAGGTCATTCTGTTCGACGAGCCCACGTCGGCTCTGGATCCCGAGTTGGTCACCGAGGTGCTCGATGTGATCCGCCAGCTGGCCCGTGACGGTGCCACCTTGGTGATCGTGACGCACGAGATCGGGCTTGCCCGGGAGATCGCCGACACCGTGGTCTTCATGGATCATGGCGCCATCGTCGAGCAGGGTCCGCCGGAAGAGCTGCTGGACAACCCATCGCATCCGCGGACCGTCGGCTTCCTGTCAAAGGTGCTGGCGTGA